From a single Armatimonadota bacterium genomic region:
- a CDS encoding sulfotransferase, with the protein MLITIIGRGHGGTRAMSKTLVDSGVYMGAQLNASYDLVPAEEMYEACRIMARHVVHLGGVQWDFSKLYEMPIDPEFERLVRSYLHSVLESDAPYRGWKLPETTLVYPWISRMFPDAYYIHWTRDPRDSILNAHLTDDLAKFGVPYTPVQDERLRRAVSWKYQREIVKATPRPKHAIDVRFEDFVLDQEKTLKRLEEFLGIHLARIEVRPEAVGRWKTDEGQHDFDFLREDMKELGYL; encoded by the coding sequence ATGTTGATTACCATTATCGGCAGAGGCCATGGGGGCACACGGGCGATGAGCAAGACGCTTGTAGATAGCGGCGTGTATATGGGGGCACAGCTCAACGCTTCCTATGACCTTGTCCCTGCTGAGGAAATGTACGAGGCATGTCGAATTATGGCGCGGCATGTCGTTCACCTCGGTGGGGTGCAGTGGGACTTTTCAAAGCTTTACGAGATGCCGATAGACCCCGAATTTGAGCGCCTAGTGCGTTCATATCTTCATTCGGTATTGGAGAGCGATGCCCCATATCGAGGGTGGAAACTTCCTGAGACGACGCTTGTATACCCTTGGATTAGCCGCATGTTTCCTGATGCTTACTACATACATTGGACGCGCGACCCGCGAGACTCAATTTTAAATGCTCATCTCACGGATGATCTTGCGAAGTTCGGAGTTCCCTATACCCCGGTTCAAGATGAGCGCCTTAGGCGGGCTGTAAGTTGGAAATATCAGCGCGAGATTGTCAAGGCAACTCCGAGGCCTAAGCACGCGATTGATGTGCGCTTTGAAGATTTTGTGCTGGACCAGGAAAAGACCCTCAAGCGGCTCGAGGAGTTTCTCGGCATTCATCTTGCCCGCATAGAAGTTCGTCCTGAGGCAGTTGGCCGCTGGAAAACGGACGAAGGACAACACGACTTCGACTTCCTTAGAGAAGATATGAAGGAATTAGGGTACCTGTAA
- a CDS encoding M15 family metallopeptidase, which yields MANKYDGLDAEFRAKLGLFEKRLLERGIHVKLVCGYRSIEEQDRLYALGRTKPGKIVTKARGGYSWHNFGLAADYAFVVGGRLTWNGPWSVFGRIARECGLEWGGDFKGFSDRPHVQWRKGRTLAAMRKGLATITRNLE from the coding sequence ATGGCAAACAAATATGACGGTCTAGATGCGGAGTTCCGGGCGAAGTTAGGATTATTCGAGAAACGCCTACTTGAGCGAGGTATCCATGTAAAGCTTGTATGTGGCTATAGATCAATCGAAGAGCAGGACCGGCTGTATGCGCTGGGCAGAACAAAGCCGGGCAAAATTGTTACCAAGGCGCGTGGTGGCTACTCATGGCATAATTTCGGGCTAGCTGCTGATTATGCATTTGTTGTTGGCGGCCGACTTACCTGGAATGGTCCTTGGAGCGTTTTTGGCAGGATTGCGAGGGAATGCGGCTTAGAATGGGGAGGCGATTTCAAGGGATTCTCCGACCGCCCGCATGTGCAGTGGAGAAAGGGCAGAACGCTGGCAGCAATGAGGAAGGGTTTGGCTACTATTACGCGTAATTTGGAGTGA